The following are from one region of the Mesorhizobium sp. B4-1-4 genome:
- a CDS encoding ATP-grasp fold amidoligase family protein has protein sequence MGALFPRSALVGKRLTRARSPPRSHRSHQYLAQHDQGRVRETTRSGHARTSEVSMPSLRMSDQAILHLARAWCFLRHPAICMRTFNHSGMLPNPARPSTYVDKFLWRKIFDHNPFFATACDKLASKAYALSTCPELRSAKVLWSGRDAREIPSELLAGDVVVKANHGCRWNIMIRNGRVDKAKLTRRTSRWMRRRYGRKFGEWGYKGAERKVFVEEMLLEDGQPIRLEYKFHVSNGTTAYVYAARRDEHGNEQKCHFDRDGIYAPPPDGSGKQWVLIDLPALFVRMRAIAETLTATFDHMRCDFYEKNGDIFFSEFSVYPLSGKGIINTRLRDLCGENWICVNPGF, from the coding sequence GTGGGAGCCCTGTTCCCTCGCTCGGCTCTGGTCGGAAAGCGCCTAACGAGAGCTCGATCCCCGCCTCGAAGTCATCGGTCGCACCAGTATCTCGCGCAACATGACCAGGGACGTGTTCGTGAGACGACGCGCAGCGGTCACGCACGAACCTCAGAGGTAAGCATGCCATCGTTGCGGATGAGCGACCAAGCGATATTGCACCTGGCGAGAGCATGGTGCTTTCTGCGCCATCCAGCGATCTGCATGCGCACATTCAATCATAGCGGCATGTTGCCCAATCCGGCGAGGCCTTCTACCTACGTCGATAAATTCCTGTGGCGCAAGATCTTCGACCACAATCCCTTCTTCGCCACGGCGTGCGACAAGCTCGCTTCGAAGGCATATGCCCTGTCCACATGCCCTGAACTTCGCAGCGCCAAGGTCCTGTGGTCCGGGCGCGATGCGAGAGAGATTCCGTCTGAGCTGCTGGCCGGTGACGTGGTGGTCAAGGCCAATCACGGCTGCCGCTGGAACATCATGATCCGCAACGGTCGCGTGGACAAAGCCAAGCTGACGCGAAGAACATCGCGCTGGATGCGCCGCCGCTATGGCAGGAAGTTCGGCGAGTGGGGCTACAAAGGCGCCGAGCGAAAAGTGTTCGTAGAGGAAATGCTGCTGGAGGACGGCCAGCCGATCCGTCTGGAATACAAATTCCATGTTTCGAACGGCACGACGGCATATGTCTATGCCGCGCGCCGGGATGAACATGGCAACGAACAGAAGTGTCATTTCGATCGTGACGGCATCTATGCTCCACCACCTGACGGCAGCGGCAAGCAGTGGGTGCTTATCGACCTGCCGGCCTTGTTTGTGCGCATGCGCGCGATCGCCGAAACGCTGACCGCGACATTCGATCATATGCGCTGTGATTTCTATGAGAAGAACGGCGACATCTTCTTTTCCGAATTCTCCGTCTATCCGCTGTCCGGCAAGGGCATAATCAACACCAGGCTCAGAGACTTATGCGGCGAAAACTGGATCTGCGTCAATCCTGGTTTCTAA
- a CDS encoding polyamine ABC transporter substrate-binding protein encodes MIRKALWLSATSVFLALLTPAGHAEDRVVNVFNWSDYIDPTIIDDFTKKTGIKVVYDTFDSNEILETKLLAGGSGYDVVVPSGNFLARQIQAGVFQKLDKSKLPNISNMWNTILERTAKYDPGNEYSINYMWGTVGIGYNVKKVQAALGTDKIDSWDVFFNPDSLKKLSDCGVHVLDSPADIIPAALEYLGLDPNSTSADDIAKAEETLLKIRPYIRKFHSSEYINALANGDICLAIGFSGDVFQARSRAEEAKQGVEIGYSVPKEGAQIWFDQMAIPADAPHVAEAHEFINYMMTPDVIAKSSNAVLYANGNKASQQFVDKALLSDPAVYPDDATLQKLYTVSPYDPKTQRVITRTWTKIVTGQ; translated from the coding sequence ATGATCCGCAAAGCGCTATGGCTTTCGGCGACCTCGGTATTTCTGGCGCTTCTGACGCCTGCAGGACATGCGGAGGACCGCGTCGTCAATGTCTTCAACTGGTCTGACTATATCGACCCGACGATCATCGACGACTTCACCAAGAAGACCGGCATCAAGGTCGTTTACGACACCTTCGATTCCAATGAGATCCTGGAAACCAAACTGCTTGCCGGCGGCAGCGGTTATGACGTCGTCGTGCCGAGCGGCAATTTCCTTGCCCGCCAGATCCAGGCCGGCGTGTTCCAGAAGCTCGACAAGTCGAAACTGCCGAATATTTCCAACATGTGGAACACCATTCTGGAACGAACCGCCAAATACGACCCCGGCAACGAGTATTCGATCAACTACATGTGGGGCACGGTCGGTATTGGCTACAACGTCAAAAAGGTGCAGGCGGCGCTCGGCACCGACAAAATCGACAGCTGGGACGTCTTTTTCAATCCTGACAGCCTGAAGAAGCTCAGCGATTGCGGCGTCCACGTGCTCGATTCTCCGGCCGACATCATACCAGCCGCGTTGGAATATCTTGGCCTCGATCCAAACAGCACGTCCGCCGACGACATCGCAAAGGCCGAAGAGACCCTGCTGAAGATCCGGCCCTATATCCGCAAGTTCCATTCTTCCGAATACATCAATGCCTTGGCCAATGGCGATATCTGCCTAGCCATTGGTTTCTCGGGTGACGTGTTCCAGGCTCGCAGCCGCGCGGAAGAAGCCAAGCAGGGTGTCGAAATCGGCTATTCGGTGCCGAAGGAAGGCGCCCAGATTTGGTTCGACCAGATGGCGATACCGGCCGATGCGCCGCATGTCGCCGAGGCGCATGAATTCATCAACTACATGATGACGCCGGACGTGATCGCCAAATCATCGAACGCCGTGCTCTACGCCAACGGCAACAAGGCGTCGCAGCAATTCGTCGACAAGGCGCTGCTTAGCGACCCGGCCGTCTATCCGGACGATGCGACCTTGCAGAAACTCTACACGGTCTCACCATACGATCCCAAGACCCAGCGCGTCATCACGCGCACCTGGACCAAGATCGTCACCGGCCAGTAA
- a CDS encoding ABC transporter permease, with product MNATWSRFNVSSIVLGFAFLYLPIVLLIVFSFNESKLVTVWGGFSTKWYVSLFHNQGLMDATWVTARVGVISATVATVLGTLAALTLTRYTRFRGRVLFSGMVFAPLVMPEVITGLSLLLLFVAIGLDRGFFTVTLAHITLTMCFVAVVVQSRLVSFDRSLEEAAMDLGATPAKTFFQITLPVIMPAIVSGWMLAFTLSLDDLVIASFTSGPGATTLPMKIYSQVRLGVTPEINAACTILIAVVAVGVIVASIANKRREVQRQLDERAAQRG from the coding sequence ATGAACGCCACCTGGAGCCGCTTCAACGTCAGCTCGATCGTGCTTGGGTTTGCTTTCCTGTACCTGCCGATCGTGCTGCTCATCGTCTTCTCCTTCAACGAATCCAAGCTCGTCACCGTCTGGGGCGGCTTCTCGACCAAATGGTACGTGTCGCTGTTCCACAATCAGGGCCTGATGGACGCCACTTGGGTGACGGCGCGCGTCGGTGTCATTTCGGCGACGGTGGCGACCGTGCTCGGCACGCTGGCGGCACTTACCCTGACGCGCTACACGCGGTTCAGGGGCAGGGTGCTGTTTTCCGGAATGGTCTTTGCGCCGCTCGTCATGCCGGAGGTGATCACCGGCCTGTCTCTGCTGCTGCTCTTCGTTGCTATCGGCCTCGACCGTGGCTTCTTCACCGTGACGCTGGCTCACATCACGCTCACAATGTGCTTCGTGGCGGTCGTTGTGCAATCGCGCCTGGTTTCTTTCGACCGTTCGCTGGAGGAGGCGGCGATGGATCTCGGCGCCACGCCGGCGAAGACCTTCTTCCAGATCACGCTGCCGGTCATCATGCCGGCGATCGTCTCCGGCTGGATGCTGGCCTTCACGCTGTCGCTCGATGATCTGGTTATCGCCAGCTTCACCTCCGGGCCGGGCGCCACCACGCTGCCGATGAAGATCTACAGCCAGGTCCGCCTCGGCGTGACGCCGGAGATCAATGCCGCCTGCACCATCCTGATCGCGGTTGTCGCGGTCGGCGTCATCGTCGCTTCGATCGCCAACAAGCGGCGTGAAGTGCAGCGCCAGCTCGACGAGCGGGCCGCGCAGCGCGGGTGA
- a CDS encoding ABC transporter permease subunit — protein MSNIAVTDAAVPSTGGQPFGARLAAGFVNRLVIIVPYLWLLFFFLIPFVIVFKISLSQTAIAMPPYTPVLDFSDGVSGFFVGFRDLNFDNYVWLTQDALYFKAYVTSLIIAAISTVLTLLVGYPIAYGMARAPATIRPTLLMLVILPFWTSFLIRVYAWIGILKPEGLLNQLLLSLHIINQPLVILNTYTAIFIGIVYSYLPFMVLPLYSSLEKMDYSLIEAAKDLGCPPTSAFWKITFPLSLPGVIAGCLLVFIPAVGEFVIPDLLGGSQTLMIGKTLWNEFFANRDWPVSSAVAVILLLLLTVPIMLFQRAQARAQEQDK, from the coding sequence ATGTCCAACATCGCTGTCACCGATGCCGCCGTGCCATCCACCGGCGGCCAGCCGTTTGGGGCACGGCTGGCCGCCGGTTTCGTCAACCGGCTCGTCATCATCGTCCCCTATTTGTGGCTGCTGTTCTTCTTCCTCATCCCCTTCGTCATCGTTTTCAAGATTTCGCTGTCGCAGACGGCGATCGCCATGCCGCCCTATACGCCGGTGCTCGACTTCAGCGACGGCGTCTCCGGCTTCTTCGTCGGGTTCCGTGACCTGAACTTCGACAATTATGTCTGGCTGACGCAGGACGCTCTCTATTTCAAGGCCTATGTCACCAGCCTGATCATCGCCGCCATTTCGACCGTGCTGACGCTGCTGGTTGGCTACCCGATCGCCTATGGCATGGCGCGTGCGCCGGCCACCATCCGCCCGACATTGCTGATGCTGGTCATCCTGCCGTTCTGGACGTCGTTCCTGATCCGCGTTTATGCCTGGATCGGCATCCTGAAGCCCGAAGGCCTGCTCAACCAGCTGCTCTTGTCGCTGCACATCATCAACCAGCCGCTGGTGATCCTCAACACCTATACGGCGATATTCATCGGCATCGTCTATTCCTATCTGCCGTTCATGGTGCTGCCGCTCTATTCGTCGCTGGAAAAGATGGACTATTCGCTGATCGAGGCGGCCAAGGATCTCGGCTGCCCGCCGACATCAGCCTTCTGGAAGATAACCTTCCCGCTGTCGCTTCCCGGCGTTATTGCCGGCTGCCTGCTGGTCTTCATCCCGGCCGTCGGCGAGTTCGTCATCCCCGATCTGCTCGGCGGGTCGCAGACGCTGATGATCGGCAAGACCTTGTGGAACGAGTTCTTCGCCAACCGTGACTGGCCGGTATCTTCGGCCGTGGCCGTCATCCTGCTGTTGCTGCTGACCGTGCCGATCATGCTTTTTCAACGAGCGCAGGCGCGTGCCCAGGAGCAGGATAAATGA
- a CDS encoding HAD family hydrolase, whose product MQSLTTIGFDADDTLWQNEQFFRMTEKRFAAMLADHGEEKQISARLLEAERRNLAVYGFGIKGFTLSMIETAIEVTDGRVPAAVISEILDAGREMLNHPIEPLPHARETVEKLAGTFSLVLITKGDLFDQERKLAGSGLGDLFDAVEIVSDKSAATYARLFSRHGDGPAKSMMVGNSLKSDVVPAIEAGGWGVHVPHELTWVLEHVEAPVAEPRFRQIADLGLLPALVESIGKSG is encoded by the coding sequence ATGCAGTCCTTGACCACGATAGGCTTCGATGCCGATGATACGCTTTGGCAGAACGAGCAATTCTTCCGCATGACGGAAAAGCGCTTCGCGGCCATGCTTGCCGATCATGGCGAGGAGAAGCAGATTTCAGCCCGATTGCTCGAGGCCGAACGGCGCAACCTTGCCGTTTATGGTTTCGGCATCAAGGGATTTACTCTGTCGATGATCGAGACGGCGATCGAGGTCACCGATGGGCGCGTGCCGGCTGCGGTCATATCGGAAATTCTCGATGCCGGCCGTGAGATGCTGAACCATCCGATCGAGCCTTTGCCGCACGCGCGTGAGACGGTGGAGAAGCTCGCCGGCACATTCAGCCTCGTGCTGATCACCAAGGGCGACCTTTTTGACCAGGAGCGCAAGCTGGCCGGGTCCGGCCTTGGCGATCTGTTCGACGCGGTCGAGATCGTCAGCGACAAGAGTGCCGCGACCTATGCGCGCCTCTTCAGCCGCCACGGTGACGGTCCCGCAAAGAGCATGATGGTCGGCAATTCGCTGAAGTCGGACGTGGTGCCGGCCATCGAGGCCGGCGGCTGGGGTGTCCATGTGCCGCACGAACTGACCTGGGTGCTCGAGCATGTCGAGGCGCCCGTCGCCGAGCCGCGGTTCCGTCAGATAGCCGATCTTGGACTGTTGCCCGCACTGGTCGAAAGCATCGGGAAATCGGGCTGA
- a CDS encoding helix-turn-helix domain-containing protein, which translates to MADQKIFAGPRIRRIRNAKSLTQTAMAEGLGISPSYLNLIERNQRPLTVQLILKLASVYKVDPHELQGEARGSVAALKEVFTDPLLVGELPGDQELIELAEAAPNASAAVIKLFRAYREQAERLSDLNELLAREGRATALSGARLPIDEVHETFERRPNHFAALEEEAEAFTAVLDPGDDLFGALKAWLKREYGIVVKVLPVATMPNWRRRYDRHSQRLFLSERLSPFDQLREVAMEACLIRMTVAVASEIQALKLSTDEARRLARFELGRYAAHALMMPYQAFHAAAIRARYDIDVLRSRFGVSFEQAANRLTMLQRPGAPGVPFFMLEVDNAGNRFRRAGSQGFPHSRFGGGCPKLPVHAAFTQPGQIFVEAVEMPDGAEFLCIARTLEGPQGAFSERPRRTTLLLGCDIGFRDDIVYGAALPGAAAGKSGPGTVVATPVGPACRLCERVGCLARAEPPVTRPLGLDEMVTGLSAFDFQ; encoded by the coding sequence ATGGCTGACCAGAAGATTTTCGCCGGACCGCGCATCCGCCGCATCCGCAATGCCAAGAGCCTGACCCAGACGGCGATGGCCGAGGGGCTCGGCATCTCGCCCTCCTATCTCAACCTGATCGAGCGCAACCAGCGGCCGCTGACGGTGCAGCTTATCCTTAAGCTGGCATCCGTCTACAAGGTCGACCCGCATGAGCTGCAGGGCGAGGCTAGGGGGTCGGTCGCGGCCTTGAAGGAGGTGTTCACCGATCCGCTGCTGGTCGGCGAATTGCCTGGAGACCAGGAGCTGATCGAGCTTGCGGAGGCGGCGCCCAATGCCTCGGCTGCGGTCATAAAACTGTTCCGCGCCTATCGCGAGCAGGCCGAGCGGCTCTCCGACCTCAACGAGCTTCTGGCGCGGGAGGGGCGGGCGACGGCGCTTTCCGGCGCTCGCCTGCCGATCGACGAGGTGCACGAGACCTTCGAGCGGCGGCCGAACCATTTCGCCGCGCTCGAGGAGGAGGCCGAGGCGTTCACTGCGGTGCTCGATCCCGGTGACGATCTGTTCGGTGCGCTCAAGGCCTGGCTGAAGCGCGAATACGGCATCGTGGTCAAGGTGCTGCCGGTCGCCACCATGCCCAATTGGCGCCGCCGCTATGATCGCCATTCGCAGCGCCTGTTCCTGTCCGAGCGGCTGTCGCCGTTCGACCAGTTGCGCGAAGTGGCGATGGAGGCCTGCCTGATCCGCATGACGGTCGCGGTCGCCAGCGAGATCCAGGCGCTCAAATTGAGCACGGACGAAGCCCGCAGGCTCGCCCGTTTCGAGCTCGGCCGTTATGCCGCGCATGCACTGATGATGCCCTATCAGGCCTTTCACGCTGCCGCCATTCGCGCTCGCTATGACATCGACGTCCTGCGCTCCCGTTTTGGCGTCTCCTTCGAGCAGGCGGCGAACCGGCTCACCATGCTGCAGCGGCCAGGTGCCCCGGGCGTGCCGTTCTTCATGCTTGAGGTCGACAATGCCGGGAACCGCTTTCGCAGAGCCGGCAGCCAGGGCTTTCCGCACAGCCGCTTCGGCGGCGGCTGCCCCAAGCTGCCCGTGCATGCCGCCTTCACCCAGCCGGGCCAGATCTTCGTCGAGGCGGTGGAAATGCCCGACGGCGCCGAGTTTCTGTGCATTGCCCGCACGCTGGAAGGCCCGCAGGGTGCGTTCTCCGAGCGTCCGCGCCGCACCACTCTGCTGCTCGGTTGCGACATCGGCTTTCGCGACGACATCGTCTATGGCGCGGCACTGCCCGGCGCGGCTGCCGGGAAGTCGGGACCAGGCACTGTCGTGGCGACGCCTGTCGGGCCCGCCTGCCGGCTCTGCGAACGCGTCGGCTGTCTGGCGCGTGCCGAACCGCCGGTGACACGTCCGCTCGGCCTCGACGAGATGGTGACCGGCCTGAGTGCCTTCGACTTCCAGTAA
- the aceA gene encoding isocitrate lyase: MTDFYNLVPSAPEGRFDGIERPYSPEDVKRLRGSVQIRQSLAEMGANRLWKLIHEEDFVNALGAVSGNQAMQQVRAGLKAIYLSGWQVAADANTASAMYPDQSLYPANAAPELVKRINRTLQRADQIETSEGNGLSVETWFAPIVADAEAGFGGPLNAFEIMKAFIEAGAAGVHYEDQLASEKKCGHLGGKVLIPTAAHIRNLNAARLAADVMGTPTLVVARTDAEAAKLLTSDIDERDQPFVDYDAGRTVEGFYQVRNGIEPCIARAVAYAPHADLIWCETSKPDLAQAKKFAEGVRKHHPGKLLAYNCSPSFNWKKNLDDATIAKFQRELGAMGYKFQFITLAGFHQLNYGMFELARGYKARQMAAYSELQEAEFAAEANGYTATKHQREVGTGYFDAVSMAITSGKSSTTAMHESTEHAQFKPAAE, translated from the coding sequence ATGACTGATTTTTACAACCTCGTTCCATCGGCGCCGGAAGGTCGCTTCGACGGCATCGAACGTCCCTATTCGCCGGAGGACGTGAAGCGGCTGCGCGGTTCGGTGCAGATCCGCCAGAGCCTCGCCGAAATGGGGGCCAACCGGCTGTGGAAGCTCATCCACGAGGAAGACTTCGTCAACGCCCTCGGCGCCGTGTCGGGCAACCAGGCCATGCAGCAGGTGCGCGCCGGGCTGAAGGCAATCTACCTGTCAGGTTGGCAGGTCGCGGCCGACGCCAACACCGCCTCGGCGATGTATCCCGACCAGTCGCTTTATCCGGCCAACGCCGCGCCGGAACTCGTCAAGCGCATCAACCGCACGCTGCAGCGCGCCGACCAGATCGAAACCTCCGAAGGCAATGGCCTTTCGGTCGAGACCTGGTTCGCGCCTATCGTCGCCGACGCGGAAGCCGGCTTCGGCGGGCCGCTCAACGCCTTCGAGATCATGAAGGCGTTCATCGAGGCGGGTGCCGCCGGCGTCCACTATGAGGACCAGCTGGCATCGGAAAAGAAGTGCGGCCATCTCGGCGGCAAGGTGCTGATCCCGACGGCAGCGCATATCCGCAACCTCAACGCCGCGCGGCTGGCAGCCGACGTGATGGGCACGCCGACGCTGGTCGTGGCGCGCACCGATGCGGAAGCCGCGAAGCTTCTGACTTCCGACATCGACGAGCGCGACCAGCCCTTCGTCGACTACGACGCCGGGCGCACCGTCGAAGGTTTCTACCAGGTCAGGAACGGCATCGAACCTTGTATCGCGCGGGCCGTCGCCTATGCGCCCCATGCGGACCTGATCTGGTGCGAGACCTCGAAGCCCGACCTGGCACAGGCCAAAAAGTTCGCCGAGGGCGTCCGCAAGCACCATCCGGGCAAGTTGCTGGCCTATAATTGCTCGCCATCGTTCAACTGGAAGAAGAATCTCGACGACGCCACGATCGCCAAGTTCCAGAGGGAGCTCGGCGCCATGGGTTACAAGTTCCAGTTCATCACGCTGGCCGGCTTCCACCAGCTCAACTACGGCATGTTCGAACTGGCGCGCGGCTACAAGGCGAGGCAGATGGCGGCCTATTCCGAACTGCAGGAAGCCGAGTTCGCCGCGGAGGCCAATGGCTACACCGCGACCAAGCACCAGCGCGAGGTCGGCACCGGCTATTTCGATGCGGTGTCGATGGCGATCACCAGCGGCAAGTCGTCGACCACCGCCATGCATGAATCGACCGAGCACGCACAGTTCAAACCGGCCGCGGAATAG
- a CDS encoding DMT family transporter, producing MTDAASSRSLVASTASQREERIGFLLVFLSALMWSFGGTIARFITAGDTWTVVFWRSMWAAAFLLCFMVWRDGRRGMLKSFRDMGLPGLAVGFCFAIASTAFVVALAYTTVANILLMQAGVPLLAALFAWALFRERVGVVTWVAIAAVIAGVAIMVSESLDGAVSPIGDGLALLIAFMFSIATVITRRFASVRMTPATCLGTILAAGFAASQASTFSVSAGDMGFLFLFGVVNLGIGLAFFATGARLIPAAIAALLGTFEPILGPIWVWLIHSEVPSGRTIIGGAVVVTALLVHIGLEFKRQARPRRAGVTGVPSPN from the coding sequence ATGACAGACGCAGCATCATCACGGAGCCTTGTTGCATCGACCGCCTCGCAGCGCGAGGAGCGCATCGGCTTCCTGCTGGTGTTCCTGTCGGCGCTGATGTGGAGTTTCGGCGGCACAATCGCCCGCTTCATCACTGCCGGCGACACCTGGACGGTGGTGTTCTGGCGCTCCATGTGGGCCGCCGCCTTCCTGCTCTGCTTCATGGTCTGGCGTGACGGTCGGCGCGGCATGCTGAAATCATTCCGCGACATGGGCCTGCCCGGTCTTGCGGTCGGGTTCTGCTTCGCCATCGCGTCGACCGCCTTCGTCGTGGCTCTCGCCTACACCACCGTCGCCAACATCCTTTTGATGCAGGCCGGCGTGCCGCTTCTGGCGGCGCTGTTTGCCTGGGCTTTGTTTCGCGAACGGGTTGGTGTCGTGACCTGGGTGGCGATCGCCGCCGTCATTGCCGGCGTCGCCATCATGGTGTCGGAATCGCTCGATGGCGCCGTGTCGCCCATAGGCGACGGGCTGGCGTTGCTGATCGCATTCATGTTCTCGATCGCCACCGTGATCACCCGGCGCTTCGCCAGCGTGCGCATGACGCCGGCGACCTGTCTCGGCACGATCCTGGCCGCGGGCTTTGCCGCGTCACAGGCCTCGACCTTCTCGGTCTCGGCCGGCGATATGGGTTTTCTCTTCCTTTTCGGCGTGGTCAATCTCGGCATCGGCCTCGCCTTCTTCGCCACCGGCGCGCGCCTGATCCCGGCGGCAATCGCGGCGCTGCTCGGCACATTCGAGCCTATTCTTGGGCCGATATGGGTCTGGCTCATCCATTCCGAAGTGCCGTCCGGGCGTACCATCATTGGCGGCGCGGTGGTGGTCACGGCACTGCTTGTCCATATCGGGCTTGAATTCAAGCGCCAGGCACGGCCGCGGCGGGCAGGGGTTACCGGGGTGCCGTCGCCTAATTGA
- a CDS encoding ABC transporter ATP-binding protein yields MKSLGSIRRDFAPWNDPNAKPYIQFDNVTKKFGDFTAVNNLSLTIFEREFFALLGASGCGKSTLLRMLAGFEEPSAGRILLDGQDLRGIPPYRRPVNMMFQSYALFPHMTVENNIAFGLKQEGMAKPDVEKRVAEMLKLVKLEQFAKRKPHQLSGGQRQRVALARSVAKRPKVLLLDEPLGALDKKLREETQFELMDLQQELGLTFVVVTHDQEEAMTMADRIAIMDKGEVMQVATPAEVYEAPTSRFVAHFVGNVNMFEGKVAERTDKTTRITGATGAQIVVENGTAAATGADIIFAIRPEKIRVSSKKPADAVNALEGEVYDIAYLGDMTVYHVRLDDGQLVRASALNAARVSEDPLTWNDRAWVSFRPDAGVVLTR; encoded by the coding sequence ATGAAATCGCTTGGCAGCATCCGCAGGGATTTCGCGCCATGGAACGACCCGAACGCCAAGCCATACATCCAGTTCGACAACGTCACCAAGAAGTTCGGTGATTTCACCGCCGTCAACAATTTGTCGCTGACCATTTTCGAGCGCGAATTCTTTGCACTGCTCGGCGCGTCGGGTTGCGGAAAGTCGACGCTGCTCAGGATGCTTGCCGGTTTCGAGGAACCGTCGGCCGGGCGCATCCTGCTCGATGGTCAGGATCTGCGCGGCATTCCGCCCTATCGCCGGCCGGTCAACATGATGTTCCAGTCCTATGCCCTGTTCCCGCATATGACGGTGGAGAACAACATTGCCTTTGGCCTGAAGCAAGAAGGCATGGCCAAGCCCGATGTCGAAAAGCGCGTCGCCGAGATGCTGAAGCTGGTCAAGCTCGAGCAGTTCGCCAAGCGCAAGCCGCACCAGCTCTCCGGAGGCCAGCGCCAGCGCGTCGCGCTTGCCCGCTCGGTCGCCAAGCGGCCGAAGGTGCTGCTGCTCGACGAGCCGCTCGGCGCGCTCGACAAGAAGCTGCGCGAGGAAACCCAGTTCGAACTGATGGACCTGCAGCAGGAGCTTGGTCTGACCTTCGTCGTCGTCACCCACGACCAGGAAGAAGCGATGACCATGGCCGACCGCATCGCCATCATGGACAAAGGCGAAGTGATGCAGGTCGCGACGCCGGCGGAGGTTTACGAGGCCCCGACGTCGCGCTTCGTGGCGCATTTCGTTGGCAACGTGAACATGTTCGAAGGCAAGGTTGCCGAGCGGACCGACAAGACAACACGCATCACCGGCGCGACCGGAGCTCAGATCGTCGTCGAGAATGGCACCGCCGCCGCGACAGGCGCGGACATCATCTTCGCCATCAGGCCGGAGAAGATCAGGGTGTCGTCGAAGAAGCCGGCCGATGCCGTCAACGCATTGGAGGGCGAAGTCTACGACATCGCCTATCTCGGCGACATGACCGTCTATCACGTCAGGCTGGACGACGGGCAGCTCGTGCGGGCAAGCGCCCTGAACGCGGCGCGCGTGAGCGAGGATCCGCTGACGTGGAACGACCGCGCCTGGGTGTCCTTCCGGCCCGACGCCGGCGTCGTGCTGACACGGTAA
- a CDS encoding response regulator, with translation MNREGETTRHPNQISRHSSAETIRDRSQVLVVGKSPINRVVVSKIVERSGLRPISESPDTAARILRSLVPGVIVLDGGSDNKDCDNLMSGIETLRRTSGNSLPPVILLSTKNGTPESLGLSSIVDVVVAKPITPERLQPVIDRLISR, from the coding sequence GTGAATCGTGAGGGCGAGACCACAAGACATCCGAATCAGATTAGCCGGCATTCCAGCGCCGAAACGATCCGCGATCGCTCGCAAGTGCTCGTCGTCGGGAAATCGCCTATCAACCGTGTGGTGGTATCGAAGATCGTCGAGCGTTCCGGGCTCAGACCAATCTCGGAATCGCCCGATACGGCGGCGAGGATCTTGCGGTCGCTCGTACCCGGCGTGATTGTGCTGGACGGCGGCTCCGACAACAAGGACTGCGACAATCTGATGTCCGGCATCGAAACGTTGCGGCGGACTTCGGGGAACTCGCTTCCTCCCGTGATCCTGCTTTCAACCAAGAATGGCACGCCCGAGAGCCTGGGCCTGTCGAGCATCGTCGACGTCGTGGTCGCCAAGCCGATCACGCCTGAGCGGCTGCAGCCGGTGATCGATCGCCTGATCAGCCGGTAG